From Methylobacterium radiodurans, a single genomic window includes:
- a CDS encoding cytochrome P450: MPTTAETLPETAAPTRFRPEVPRPRRTPMGLFEFLRAARANPLTTWMEDHFTLPLVAGEGVLGRVTVVSEPSLIRHFLVENAGAYRKDDLQRRVLAPGLGEGLLTAEGDDWRLQRRTLAPLFSARTVRGFEAAMNAAGARLARRLVRRAGSQIDVGQEMARVTLDVLERTIFTHGPQNDPDALARAITRFLESVGPVDPLDVFGVPAFVPRLGRIRARPALRYFAEVVDGLIEHRRAVMARGEAPEDLLTLLLAAQDPETGQGLDDLTVKANIVTFIAAGHETTANALTWALYCLSQDEAALARLEAEVDAAADPEGNFAAERLPYAKAVIEEALRLFPPAAIISRQALKEDRLGRVKVPRGSLVMVSPYVLHRHRGLWDDPDAFVPERFLGEARAAIPRFAYLPFGAGPRVCIGQSFSLQEAVIVLAHMVRAVRLALPAAHPPVTPVQRVTVRPGQGLRMEAVRRAAAA, encoded by the coding sequence ATGCCGACGACCGCCGAGACCCTGCCGGAGACGGCCGCGCCGACCCGCTTCCGCCCCGAGGTGCCCCGTCCGCGGCGCACGCCGATGGGCCTGTTCGAGTTCCTGCGGGCCGCCCGCGCCAACCCGCTCACCACCTGGATGGAGGACCACTTCACTCTGCCGCTGGTGGCGGGCGAGGGCGTGCTCGGGCGCGTCACGGTGGTGAGCGAGCCCAGCCTGATCCGCCACTTCCTGGTCGAGAACGCGGGTGCCTACCGCAAGGACGACCTGCAGCGGCGCGTGCTGGCGCCGGGCCTCGGCGAGGGCCTGCTGACCGCCGAAGGCGACGACTGGCGGCTCCAGCGGCGCACGCTCGCCCCCCTCTTCTCCGCCCGCACGGTGCGGGGCTTCGAGGCGGCGATGAACGCGGCCGGCGCGCGGCTTGCCCGGCGCCTCGTGCGGCGGGCCGGCAGCCAGATCGACGTCGGCCAGGAGATGGCCCGCGTCACCCTCGACGTGCTGGAGCGGACGATCTTCACCCATGGGCCGCAGAACGACCCGGACGCCTTGGCCCGCGCCATCACGCGCTTCCTCGAATCGGTCGGACCGGTCGATCCGCTCGACGTGTTCGGCGTGCCCGCCTTCGTGCCGCGGCTCGGGCGCATCAGGGCGCGGCCGGCCTTGCGCTACTTCGCCGAGGTGGTGGACGGGCTGATTGAGCACCGCCGCGCCGTGATGGCGCGGGGCGAAGCGCCGGAGGACCTGCTGACCCTGCTGCTCGCCGCGCAGGACCCCGAGACGGGCCAGGGGCTCGACGACCTCACGGTGAAGGCCAACATCGTCACCTTCATCGCCGCCGGCCACGAGACCACTGCCAACGCCCTGACCTGGGCGCTCTACTGCCTGTCGCAGGACGAGGCCGCGCTCGCCCGCCTGGAGGCGGAGGTGGACGCTGCCGCCGACCCGGAGGGCAACTTCGCCGCCGAGCGCCTGCCCTACGCAAAGGCCGTGATCGAGGAGGCGCTGCGGCTGTTCCCGCCCGCCGCCATCATCAGCCGGCAGGCGCTGAAGGAGGACCGGCTCGGCCGGGTGAAGGTGCCGCGCGGCTCGCTGGTGATGGTGTCGCCCTACGTGCTCCACCGCCACCGCGGCCTCTGGGACGACCCCGACGCCTTCGTGCCGGAGCGCTTCCTGGGCGAGGCCCGCGCGGCGATCCCACGCTTCGCCTACCTGCCCTTCGGGGCGGGGCCGCGCGTCTGCATCGGCCAGAGCTTCTCGCTGCAGGAGGCGGTGATCGTGCTGGCCCACATGGTGCGGGCGGTCCGCCTCGCCCTGCCGGCCGCCCATCCGCCGGTCACACCCGTGCAGCGGGTGACGGTGCGGCCGGGCCAGGGCCTGCGCATGGAGGCGGTCCGGCGCGCCGCCGCCGCCTGA
- the fumC gene encoding class II fumarate hydratase, whose protein sequence is MSPTETATRTESDTFGPIEVPAHRYWGAQTQRSIQNFKIGTEHMPAPLVHALGIVKQAAALVNKDLGALEPKIADAIAASAAEVVAGQHDDEFPLVVWQTGSGTQSNMNANEVIASLANERLGGQRGGKSPVHPNDHCNRGQSSNDTFPTAMHIAVAREIQERLLPALSHLHGALDAKAKAFESIVKIGRTHLQDATPVSLGQEFSGYVAQVALGGSRVAATLPGVLALAQGGTAVGTGLNAHPEFAEKFAAKVAELTGLPFTSAANKFEALATHDALVFTQGALSALAAGLFKIAQDIRFLGSGPRSGLGELSLPENEPGSSIMPGKVNPTQCEALTMVCAQVIGNGTTVSFAGSQGNFELNVFKPVIANAVLQSVRLLADAAVSFADNCVVGIKANEDKISDLMSRSLMLVTALAPSIGYDKAAEIAKTAHKNGTTLKEEALRLGYVTDEEFERVVRPETMLAPSAE, encoded by the coding sequence ATGTCGCCCACCGAGACCGCCACCCGCACGGAATCCGACACGTTCGGCCCGATCGAGGTTCCGGCCCACCGGTACTGGGGCGCGCAGACGCAGCGCTCGATCCAGAACTTCAAGATCGGCACCGAGCACATGCCCGCGCCGCTCGTGCACGCGCTCGGCATCGTCAAGCAGGCCGCCGCCCTGGTGAACAAGGATCTGGGCGCGCTCGAGCCGAAGATCGCCGACGCGATCGCTGCCTCCGCCGCCGAGGTGGTGGCCGGCCAGCACGACGACGAGTTCCCGCTGGTCGTCTGGCAGACGGGCTCGGGCACGCAGTCCAACATGAACGCCAACGAGGTGATCGCGAGCCTCGCCAATGAGCGCCTGGGTGGCCAGCGCGGCGGCAAGTCGCCCGTTCACCCGAACGACCATTGCAACCGCGGCCAGTCCTCGAACGACACCTTCCCGACCGCGATGCACATCGCGGTGGCCCGCGAGATCCAGGAGCGGCTGCTGCCCGCCCTCTCGCACCTGCACGGCGCGCTCGACGCCAAGGCGAAGGCCTTCGAGAGCATCGTCAAGATCGGCCGCACCCACCTGCAGGACGCGACGCCCGTCTCGCTCGGCCAGGAATTCTCCGGCTACGTCGCCCAGGTCGCGCTCGGCGGCTCGCGCGTCGCGGCGACCCTTCCGGGCGTGCTGGCGCTGGCGCAGGGCGGCACCGCGGTCGGCACCGGCCTCAACGCGCATCCCGAATTCGCGGAGAAGTTCGCCGCCAAGGTCGCGGAGCTGACAGGGCTGCCCTTCACCTCGGCGGCCAACAAGTTCGAGGCGCTGGCCACCCACGACGCGCTGGTCTTCACGCAAGGGGCGCTCTCGGCGCTCGCCGCCGGCCTGTTCAAGATCGCCCAGGACATCCGCTTCCTGGGCTCGGGCCCGCGCTCGGGACTGGGCGAGCTGTCGCTCCCTGAGAACGAGCCCGGCTCCTCGATCATGCCCGGCAAGGTCAACCCGACCCAGTGCGAGGCGCTGACGATGGTCTGCGCCCAGGTGATCGGCAACGGCACAACCGTGTCGTTCGCCGGCTCACAGGGCAATTTCGAGCTCAACGTGTTCAAGCCGGTGATCGCCAACGCGGTGCTGCAATCGGTGCGGCTGCTCGCGGACGCCGCGGTGAGCTTCGCCGACAACTGCGTCGTCGGCATCAAGGCCAACGAGGACAAGATCAGTGACCTGATGAGCCGCTCGCTGATGCTGGTGACCGCGCTCGCGCCCTCGATCGGCTACGACAAGGCGGCCGAGATCGCCAAGACCGCGCACAAGAACGGCACGACCCTCAAGGAGGAGGCGCTGCGCCTCGGCTACGTGACCGACGAGGAGTTCGAGCGCGTGGTACGGCCCGAGACCATGCTGGCGCCCAGCGCCGAGTGA
- a CDS encoding DUF4169 family protein gives MAEIINLRQVRKAREKAEKDTRAAENRAAFGRPKKQKTLQEKRKALEETRHEGHRLERDDPPA, from the coding sequence ATGGCCGAGATCATCAACCTGCGTCAGGTCCGCAAGGCGCGGGAGAAGGCGGAGAAGGACACCCGGGCCGCCGAGAACCGCGCGGCCTTCGGCCGCCCGAAGAAGCAGAAGACCCTTCAGGAGAAGCGCAAGGCGCTGGAGGAGACCCGCCACGAAGGGCATCGTCTGGAACGGGACGACCCGCCGGCGTGA
- a CDS encoding ribbon-helix-helix domain-containing protein, whose amino-acid sequence MSGIRKRSVMIAGHPTSVSLEEPFWEALREIAGARGQSVQALIGAIDAERGAQNLSSAIRVHVLAAVRAPGGAEAGSG is encoded by the coding sequence GTGAGCGGCATCCGCAAGCGCTCGGTGATGATCGCGGGCCACCCGACCAGCGTCTCCCTGGAGGAACCGTTCTGGGAGGCCCTGCGCGAGATCGCGGGTGCCCGCGGCCAGTCGGTCCAGGCGCTGATCGGCGCGATCGACGCGGAACGCGGGGCGCAGAACCTGTCCTCGGCAATCCGGGTCCACGTGCTCGCCGCCGTGCGGGCGCCGGGTGGGGCGGAGGCGGGGTCCGGCTGA
- a CDS encoding ATP-binding response regulator, with product MNAHAGEPGPETEAELRRRVAKLERINAALMAHVERSTDQQGGAYALFQTAITLEGRVRSRTEALTGLMRELERSNAALVAAKEEAETANRSKTRFLAAAGHDLLQPLNAARLSLSALADLPLAPEAGAIAGQVERGLQTIEDLIKTLLDISKLDAGIVRPEVRALALPDLLAELAESFRPFAERKGLRLAVRCPDVAVASDGVLLRRILQNLVSNAVRYTASGGVLLVARPRGEGIRIDVIDTGCGIGAEERTLVFDEFYRGGGKGSGPEVQGEPGLGLGLSIVRRMAAALGHPLDLASRPGHGTRVSLTLPPSTLPVEAPPAPAPVATRLSGAHVLIVENDASTAEALRRLLQNWDAEVSAFRDLAGVQAALAAGLPDPDILVLDYHLDDGACGLDVAAYLRAVCPAPLPVILTTADHAPEIEARADLLDVELMRKPVKPAQLRSLLTYMLA from the coding sequence ATGAACGCCCATGCCGGCGAGCCGGGTCCCGAGACCGAGGCCGAGCTGCGCCGCCGGGTGGCCAAGCTGGAGCGCATCAACGCGGCGCTCATGGCCCATGTCGAGCGCTCGACCGACCAGCAGGGCGGCGCCTACGCGCTGTTCCAGACCGCCATCACCCTGGAGGGCCGGGTCCGCAGCCGCACCGAGGCGCTGACCGGGCTGATGCGGGAACTGGAGCGCTCGAACGCGGCGCTGGTGGCCGCCAAGGAGGAGGCCGAGACCGCCAACCGGTCGAAGACCCGCTTCCTCGCCGCCGCCGGCCACGATCTGCTCCAGCCGCTCAACGCCGCCCGGCTCTCGCTCTCGGCGCTGGCCGACCTGCCGCTCGCGCCCGAGGCCGGCGCCATCGCGGGCCAGGTCGAGCGCGGTCTCCAGACGATCGAGGACCTGATCAAGACGCTCCTCGACATCTCGAAGCTCGATGCGGGCATCGTCCGGCCGGAGGTGCGGGCCCTCGCTCTGCCCGACCTCCTGGCGGAGTTGGCCGAGAGTTTCCGGCCCTTCGCCGAGCGCAAGGGTCTGCGGCTCGCGGTGCGCTGCCCGGACGTCGCGGTGGCGAGCGACGGCGTGCTGCTGCGGCGCATCCTGCAGAACCTCGTCTCGAACGCGGTGCGCTACACGGCCTCCGGCGGCGTGCTGCTCGTCGCCCGGCCCCGCGGCGAAGGCATCCGCATCGACGTGATCGATACCGGCTGCGGCATCGGCGCCGAGGAGCGGACGCTCGTCTTCGACGAGTTCTACCGCGGCGGCGGCAAGGGCAGCGGTCCGGAGGTGCAGGGCGAGCCGGGTCTCGGCCTCGGCCTCTCGATCGTGCGCCGCATGGCAGCCGCCCTCGGCCACCCGCTCGACCTCGCCTCGCGGCCCGGCCACGGCACCCGGGTCTCGCTGACGCTGCCGCCGAGCACCCTGCCGGTGGAGGCGCCGCCCGCGCCAGCGCCGGTCGCCACGCGCCTGTCGGGCGCGCACGTGCTCATCGTGGAGAACGACGCCTCTACGGCCGAGGCCCTGCGCCGCCTCCTGCAGAACTGGGACGCCGAGGTCTCGGCCTTCCGCGACCTCGCCGGCGTTCAGGCCGCGCTCGCCGCCGGCCTCCCCGATCCCGACATCCTCGTCCTCGACTACCATCTCGATGACGGCGCCTGCGGCCTCGACGTCGCCGCGTATCTGCGCGCCGTCTGCCCCGCGCCGCTGCCGGTGATCCTGACCACCGCGGACCACGCGCCGGAGATCGAGGCGCGGGCGGACCTCCTCGACGTGGAGTTGATGCGCAAGCCCGTGAAGCCGGCGCAGCTGCGCTCGCTGCTGACCTACATGCTGGCGTGA
- a CDS encoding FIST signal transduction protein, with protein sequence MRAHLCGIRTAWTEAVSPRTAAAEIARAVGPGMVQIVLFFSPHYDPETLLRALEAELPGVAIAGCTTSGNICPEGGLDRGLVAIAFPDQGFRIVSTLLDGIDDLDVERTASTVRALRRSLNPHGETVPERCFALSLIDGLANAEETVVSGIAWALDGIPLVGGSAGDDLTFRDAVVLHGGRIHRRAAALILVETDFPVQIFKSDNFEPTEKKFVVTASDGERRIVHELNAEPAAREYAMAVGLDPEGLSPMSFAAYPLAVKVGGEYFCRSIRRLNPDGSLSFFCAIDEGVVLTLAEPRDIVAATRDELARLDHALGGIDLIIGFECVLRRLDAESRQVRQGIADLYRRFNVVGFETFGEQYRAMHLNQTFTGIAIGRRAE encoded by the coding sequence ATGCGCGCGCATCTGTGCGGCATCAGGACGGCCTGGACCGAGGCCGTGTCGCCCCGGACGGCCGCGGCCGAGATCGCCCGGGCGGTCGGCCCCGGCATGGTGCAGATCGTCCTGTTCTTCTCGCCCCACTACGATCCCGAGACCCTGCTGCGCGCGCTCGAGGCCGAGCTGCCGGGCGTGGCGATCGCCGGCTGCACCACCTCCGGCAACATCTGCCCCGAGGGCGGGCTCGACCGCGGTCTCGTGGCGATCGCCTTCCCGGACCAGGGCTTCCGCATCGTCTCGACGCTGCTCGACGGGATCGACGACCTCGACGTCGAGCGCACGGCCTCGACTGTCCGGGCGCTGCGCCGCAGCCTCAACCCGCACGGCGAGACGGTGCCGGAGCGCTGCTTCGCCCTCTCGCTGATCGACGGGCTCGCCAACGCCGAGGAGACGGTGGTCTCGGGCATCGCCTGGGCGCTGGACGGCATTCCCCTCGTCGGCGGCTCGGCGGGCGACGACCTCACCTTCCGGGACGCCGTGGTGCTGCATGGCGGGCGTATCCACCGGCGCGCCGCGGCACTGATCCTGGTCGAGACCGACTTCCCCGTTCAGATCTTCAAGAGCGACAATTTCGAGCCGACGGAGAAGAAATTCGTCGTCACCGCCTCGGACGGCGAGCGGCGCATCGTGCACGAGCTGAACGCCGAGCCCGCCGCGCGGGAATACGCCATGGCGGTCGGGCTCGACCCGGAGGGGCTCTCGCCGATGAGCTTTGCCGCCTACCCGCTCGCCGTGAAGGTCGGCGGCGAGTATTTCTGCCGCTCGATCCGGCGGCTCAACCCGGACGGCTCCCTGAGCTTCTTCTGCGCCATCGACGAGGGCGTGGTCCTGACGCTGGCCGAGCCCCGCGACATCGTGGCGGCGACGCGCGACGAGCTGGCCCGGCTCGACCACGCGCTCGGCGGCATCGACCTGATCATCGGCTTCGAGTGCGTGCTGCGCCGGCTCGACGCCGAGAGCCGGCAGGTGCGCCAGGGCATCGCCGACCTCTACCGCCGCTTCAACGTGGTCGGGTTCGAGACCTTCGGCGAGCAGTACCGGGCGATGCACCTCAACCAGACCTTCACGGGCATCGCCATCGGCCGGCGAGCGGAATGA
- a CDS encoding response regulator, with protein sequence MQLLIVDDHPLFRDALAGAIRLAYSDAVLHEADGIAAAAARLAEERGIDLVLLDLSMQGVSGFDGLVTLRTRFPRVPILIVSGHEDPRIMREALQHGAAGFVPKAVDKATLTRAISDVLSGALVIPPGLAEAPATAAKSRKAPLPERIARLTPQQLRVLMMIRQGKLNKQIAHELQVGDSTVKAHVSEILRKLEVISRTQIVIDTAALDFEQIHNAPVG encoded by the coding sequence ATGCAGCTGCTGATCGTCGACGACCACCCCCTGTTCCGCGACGCGCTGGCCGGCGCCATCCGGCTCGCCTACTCGGACGCGGTGCTGCACGAGGCGGACGGGATCGCGGCGGCGGCCGCGCGGCTCGCCGAGGAGCGCGGCATCGACCTCGTTCTGCTCGACCTCTCGATGCAGGGGGTCAGCGGCTTCGACGGGCTCGTCACCCTGCGCACCCGTTTCCCTCGGGTGCCGATCCTCATCGTCTCGGGCCACGAGGACCCGCGCATCATGCGCGAGGCGCTCCAGCACGGCGCGGCGGGCTTCGTGCCGAAGGCGGTCGACAAGGCAACGCTGACGCGCGCGATCAGCGACGTCTTGAGCGGCGCCCTCGTGATCCCGCCGGGCCTCGCCGAGGCGCCGGCCACGGCCGCGAAGTCGCGCAAGGCGCCGCTGCCCGAGCGCATCGCCCGGCTGACGCCCCAGCAGTTGCGGGTGCTGATGATGATCCGCCAGGGCAAGCTCAACAAGCAGATCGCCCACGAGCTGCAGGTCGGCGACTCGACCGTGAAGGCCCATGTCTCCGAGATCCTGCGCAAGCTCGAAGTGATCAGCCGGACGCAGATCGTGATCGACACGGCCGCGCTCGACTTCGAGCAGATCCACAACGCGCCGGTGGGTTAG
- a CDS encoding DUF2087 domain-containing protein has translation MIRGIRGCDMSRHTIPLTADDLSRFTRALAQQMTAAPPPHGHLSLMNMLARAAGFRNVQHLRAAHLARARLEAAPPPETADHRLVERALFQFDAAGLLLRWPSRRPVQELCLWARLPPATVLDERAVSALLRREHRFEDPAILRRSLTGMKLVARSRDGSAYRRQERRPPAEARELVRILSQRRGSDAS, from the coding sequence ATGATCCGCGGCATCCGAGGATGCGACATGTCGAGACACACCATCCCGCTCACGGCGGACGACCTCTCCCGCTTCACCCGCGCCTTGGCGCAGCAAATGACGGCCGCGCCGCCTCCGCACGGGCATTTGAGCCTGATGAACATGCTGGCGCGGGCGGCGGGCTTTCGCAACGTCCAGCACCTGCGAGCCGCCCATTTAGCCCGGGCACGCCTTGAGGCGGCGCCCCCGCCGGAGACGGCCGATCACCGTCTGGTCGAGCGGGCCCTGTTCCAGTTCGACGCTGCCGGGCTGTTGCTCCGTTGGCCGTCGCGCCGGCCGGTGCAGGAACTCTGCCTCTGGGCGCGCCTGCCGCCGGCCACCGTGCTGGACGAGCGCGCGGTTAGCGCCCTGTTGCGGCGGGAGCACCGCTTCGAGGATCCGGCCATTCTTCGCCGGAGCCTCACCGGAATGAAGCTGGTGGCGCGCAGCCGGGACGGGTCGGCCTATCGGCGGCAGGAGCGCCGCCCGCCGGCCGAGGCGCGCGAACTCGTCCGGATCCTGAGTCAGCGGCGTGGCTCCGATGCCTCCTGA
- a CDS encoding transglutaminase-like cysteine peptidase: MRFAVSKRRDVATARGRGTRAGFLAAGLALALAAAPAAAQTFAALPSVPSTAEPTGAAKPIAAWVTFCQAYGAECAVDRNEPARISLTPALWSTIVAVNKRVNKSVRAMTDQDHLGTPDRWDLAEDGIGDCEDFQLLKRHLLAAAGLPKRAMRMTVVIDEKGEGHAVLTLITDRGDLVLDNKTSQILPWHRTGYVFVKRESQDATAWVSLGGVSSPVTTANR; this comes from the coding sequence ATGCGGTTCGCGGTTTCGAAGCGGCGGGATGTGGCGACGGCCCGGGGGCGCGGCACCCGCGCGGGCTTCCTGGCGGCAGGTCTCGCCCTGGCTCTCGCCGCGGCACCCGCCGCCGCCCAGACCTTCGCGGCGCTTCCGAGCGTCCCCAGCACCGCCGAGCCGACCGGCGCGGCCAAGCCGATCGCCGCGTGGGTGACGTTCTGCCAGGCCTACGGGGCCGAGTGCGCGGTGGACCGGAACGAGCCGGCCCGGATCAGCCTGACGCCGGCCCTGTGGTCGACGATCGTCGCGGTCAACAAGCGCGTGAACAAGAGCGTGCGGGCGATGACCGACCAGGATCACCTGGGCACGCCCGACCGCTGGGATCTGGCCGAGGACGGCATCGGCGACTGCGAGGACTTCCAGCTCCTCAAGCGCCACCTGCTGGCCGCCGCCGGCCTGCCCAAGCGCGCCATGCGGATGACGGTCGTGATCGACGAGAAGGGCGAGGGCCATGCCGTGCTCACCCTGATCACCGACCGCGGCGACCTCGTGCTCGACAACAAGACCAGCCAGATCCTGCCCTGGCACCGCACCGGCTACGTCTTCGTCAAGCGCGAGAGCCAGGACGCCACAGCGTGGGTCTCCCTCGGCGGCGTCTCCTCGCCGGTCACCACGGCGAACCGCTGA
- a CDS encoding MucR family transcriptional regulator, giving the protein MSDTAAPSQASYIENTVDVVAAYVSNNSIPTTELPALIASVHEVLNAIAAGTTKPEVETVEKPSPAQIRKSIRPDGLISFIDGKSYKTLKRHLTKHGLDPQSYRERYGLPADYPTTSANYSAQRSALAKSLGLGQPGRAVAPGEPEPEPEPVRTRRKGGTTGSKGRSRKPAEVA; this is encoded by the coding sequence ATGTCGGATACCGCAGCACCATCGCAAGCGAGCTACATTGAGAACACCGTCGATGTCGTCGCCGCCTATGTCTCGAACAACTCCATCCCCACGACAGAGCTGCCGGCCCTGATCGCCAGCGTGCACGAAGTTTTGAACGCGATCGCGGCCGGGACGACCAAGCCGGAGGTCGAAACGGTCGAGAAGCCGAGCCCGGCCCAGATCCGCAAGTCGATCCGTCCGGACGGGCTGATCAGCTTCATCGACGGCAAGTCGTACAAGACGCTCAAGCGCCATCTCACCAAGCACGGCCTCGATCCGCAGAGCTACCGCGAGCGCTACGGCCTGCCGGCGGATTATCCGACCACTTCGGCGAATTATTCCGCCCAGCGCTCCGCGCTCGCCAAGAGCCTCGGGCTCGGTCAGCCGGGCCGCGCCGTGGCGCCGGGCGAGCCGGAGCCCGAGCCGGAGCCCGTCCGCACCCGCCGCAAAGGGGGGACGACCGGGTCCAAGGGTCGCTCGCGCAAGCCGGCCGAGGTCGCCTGA
- a CDS encoding ABC transporter permease, with the protein MDGPPAEPPAAPARHGFLSPLNRRRLRNFRGNRLGYWSFLIFTALFVVSLFAELIANDRPILVSYKGEWLTPVFVDYPEEKFGGFLAQTDYRSPEIAREIAENGWALWPPIPFSYNTINTDLPTPSPSPPTWMLTDAQCKAAAEARGGSTCADIPWHWLGTDNTTRDVLARVIYGFRISVLFGLILAAVSSVIGVIAGAVQGYFGGWVDLSFQRFIEIWGGIPTLYLIIIISAFIAPGFFVLLGIMLLFSWVALVSVVRAEFLRARNFEYVRAARALGLSNLRIMRVHLLPNAMVATLTFLPFILNGSITTLTSLDFLGFGLPPGSPSLGELLAQGKDNLNALWLGLTAFFVIAAMLSLLVFAGEAVRDAFDPRKTFS; encoded by the coding sequence CTGGATGGGCCGCCGGCCGAGCCGCCCGCCGCCCCCGCCCGGCACGGCTTCCTCTCGCCCCTCAACCGGCGGCGCCTGCGCAACTTCCGCGGCAACCGGCTGGGCTACTGGTCCTTCCTGATCTTCACAGCCCTGTTCGTCGTCAGCCTGTTCGCCGAACTCATCGCCAACGACCGGCCGATCCTCGTCTCCTACAAGGGCGAGTGGCTGACGCCGGTCTTCGTGGACTATCCGGAAGAGAAGTTCGGCGGCTTCCTGGCGCAGACGGATTACCGCTCGCCCGAGATCGCCCGGGAAATCGCCGAGAACGGCTGGGCGCTCTGGCCGCCGATCCCGTTCTCCTACAACACCATCAACACCGACCTGCCGACCCCGTCCCCCTCGCCCCCGACCTGGATGCTGACGGACGCCCAGTGCAAGGCGGCGGCCGAGGCCCGCGGCGGCAGCACCTGCGCCGACATCCCCTGGCACTGGCTCGGCACCGACAACACCACCCGCGACGTGCTGGCGCGCGTGATCTACGGCTTCCGCATCTCGGTGCTGTTCGGGCTGATCCTGGCGGCCGTCTCCTCGGTCATCGGCGTGATCGCGGGCGCGGTGCAGGGCTATTTCGGCGGCTGGGTGGACTTGAGCTTCCAGCGCTTCATCGAGATCTGGGGCGGCATCCCGACCCTCTACCTGATCATCATCATCTCGGCTTTCATCGCGCCGGGCTTCTTCGTGCTGCTCGGCATCATGCTGCTATTCTCCTGGGTGGCGCTGGTCAGCGTGGTACGGGCCGAGTTCCTGCGGGCGCGCAACTTCGAGTACGTGCGCGCCGCCCGCGCGCTCGGCCTCTCCAACCTGCGCATCATGAGGGTGCACCTCCTGCCGAACGCCATGGTGGCGACGCTGACCTTCCTGCCCTTCATCCTGAACGGCTCGATCACCACGCTGACCTCCCTCGACTTCCTGGGCTTCGGCCTGCCGCCGGGCTCCCCCTCGCTCGGCGAACTGCTCGCGCAGGGCAAGGACAACCTCAACGCCCTCTGGCTGGGGCTCACCGCCTTCTTCGTCATCGCCGCGATGCTGAGCCTGCTCGTCTTCGCGGGCGAGGCGGTGCGCGACGCCTTCGACCCCCGCAAGACCTTCTCCTGA
- a CDS encoding DUF4112 domain-containing protein: MDFIKAKDFTQGKPRAQGPRGDAGQGTFQGAFRTSAGRLTLGDTSPEASLVRLEALAHLLDSAFLIPGINRRVGVEAVIGLVPIIGDIAGMAISSYIVYEARRLGAPRWLIGRMALNVAFDGAVGVVPLAGDLFDAAFKANRRNVRLLRRWLERSGKLRPNEIEGTAVRLDG, from the coding sequence ATGGACTTCATCAAGGCCAAGGACTTCACCCAGGGCAAGCCCCGGGCACAGGGCCCGCGCGGCGATGCAGGACAGGGCACATTCCAGGGCGCCTTCCGGACCAGCGCCGGCCGGCTCACGCTGGGCGACACCTCGCCCGAGGCGAGCCTCGTGCGGCTGGAGGCCCTGGCCCACCTCCTCGACTCGGCCTTCCTGATCCCCGGCATCAACCGGCGGGTCGGCGTCGAGGCGGTGATCGGCCTCGTGCCGATCATCGGCGACATCGCCGGCATGGCGATCTCGTCCTACATCGTCTACGAGGCGAGGCGTCTCGGCGCCCCGCGCTGGCTGATCGGCCGCATGGCGCTGAACGTCGCCTTCGACGGCGCGGTCGGCGTGGTGCCGCTGGCCGGCGACCTGTTCGACGCGGCCTTCAAGGCCAACCGGCGCAACGTGCGCCTGCTGCGCCGCTGGCTGGAGCGCAGCGGCAAACTGCGCCCGAACGAGATCGAGGGCACGGCCGTCCGGCTCGACGGCTGA